The Eleutherodactylus coqui strain aEleCoq1 chromosome 6, aEleCoq1.hap1, whole genome shotgun sequence genome window below encodes:
- the LOC136631975 gene encoding chymotrypsin inhibitor Ani s 6-like, producing MSSSQKLLQLLVAACFVSLIAARSVKCPDNSLSSCKPPCFNTCDNLNATSCKKSCESTCHCTEGYVFQSEESHICVPVSSCNVTCPARMIFRECTRTPQVTCSTLGIHYVPGEKCMPHCVCTEGYVLTDEDIPQCIKSTKCPQPTLNH from the exons ATGTCTTCTTCTCAGAAGCTTCTACAACTGCTGGTAGCAG CCTGTTTCGTGTCTCTGATTGCTGCTAGAA GTGTTAAGTGCCCCGACAACAGCCTCTCGAGCTGCAAGCCTCCCTGCTTCAACACTTGCGACAATCTCAATGCTACATCTTGCAAAAAATCCTGTGAATCTACATGTCACTGTACAGAAGGATATGTCTTCCAGTCTGAAGAGTCCCACATCTGTGTCCCGGTGTCTTCCTGTAACGTCACCTGTCCAGCacgtatgattttcagggaatgtacCAGGACGCCCCAGGTGACCTGCAGTACCCTGGGAATCCACTATGTGCCAGGTGAAAAATGTATGCCCCATTGTGTATGTACCGAAGGATATGTGCTGACAGATGAAGACATCCCACAATGCATCAAGAGCACCAAGTGTCCTCAACCGACTCTCAATCATTAG